In Podarcis raffonei isolate rPodRaf1 chromosome 8, rPodRaf1.pri, whole genome shotgun sequence, the genomic window cttccgggtcatgtggccagcatgactaagccgcttctggagaaccagagtagcgcacggaaacgctgtttaccttcccaccggagcggtacctatttatctacttgcactttgatgtccttttgaactgctaggttggcaggagcagggaccgagcaacgggagctcaccgttaGCTATATGGTAACGTTAgctatatggtaatgttcataagtgtaccacccaagcacaggaagaccgacctgaaaccattttgagtcCCAAACTGACCAAGGAGGGGGGGGTCAGGGAGCATTTTGatgggtgacagactatcaggaaaggcaatcagataactggcagacaggaaaaacaacattcaaatttctgttttagaccgccttttctgtgatgtaggtatgatgtatctgaggggggtggtcttaggttacaccccttctgtgatgtatgtatgatgtttcaaaaggacgtcacgcgcatgcgcataagcgacgaatcgcgacctgcgcacgcgcaggcGCTGggtgcgttcgcttcaggatgcgaacggggctcttgaacggatcccatttgcatccagaggtaccactgtaatttgctctTAAACTGTAACACGCCGTAAATTTTATATCTATATTCCACAATCATTCCCATGTCTATATTATGGCCAAATATGTATTGTCAAGATTGAGAGCATCTTAACAGATTTCTTGTCCTTCTTCCTGAGAGGCACCAGAGTCGAAGCTGAGGCAGCAAGGAAATGGATGGTGCTGAGTGAGGAGGAGGATGCTGAGGAGGGGACCCTGACTGGGGAGCACAGCCACGAATTTATCCCCGAGAATCACCTGATCCCGACTGCTGTGCAACCGAGCTGGAAGGAGCTGCACCGGGCGGCCCGGAATGGACACACACATCTGGTCAAGCAGCTGTTGAAGCAAGGGGCCGACACAGAGAGCAGGTGAGGCGAGAGGGGAGGGCCCTCTGCTGCCCCTTCTGGTGTCCTGGAGGAAGTGCAAGCACTGGACCTATGGTAGCACTGCCTATGAGTCAGCAACGCTATCAGTTAAGAACAGGAAGGTCCAACTTCCATACcgtccaatatttctctgatgaaaatagggacatcctatagTATTATATCTAtacctatatatctatatctaccgtatttttcgccctataggacgcactttttcccctccaaaaatgaaggggaaatctgtgtgcgtcctatggggcgaatacaggctttcgctgaagcttggagagcgagaggggtcggtgcacaccgacccctctcgctctccaggcttcaggaagctatcagcaagcctggggagcccgcgggagttcccgcagggctccctaggctgcggatagcagcctgccgcccggcgcgcagggcgccctgaagcagagcacccctcccgccgggcagacatcggcagCGTGGGGAGAcctgcgggagttcccacagggctccccacgctgtggatagcagcctgctgcacggagcgcggggcgcgctgaagcagagcgccccgcgcttcaggcagacatcggccagccccacaagctcgggggacagcggggaggcacagcaCCGCCATTCCgcttttccccaacctggttttgggggggaaataaaggggggaaatttcctttatttcccccccaaaaaaactaggtgcgtcctatgggacggagcgtcctatgggacgaaaaatacggtatattatttatatttatattccgtgctattttctaaaaaatgtttaggggtacaatggtacctcaggttaagtacttaatttgttctggaggtccgttcttaacctgaaactgttcttaacctgaagcaccactttagctaatggggcctcctgctgctgccatactgccggaacacgatttctgttctcgtcctgaagtaaagttcttaaaccaaggtactatttctgggttagcggagtctgtaacctgaagcgtatgtaacctgaagtgcatgtaacctgaagcgtatgtaacccgaggtaccactgtactctcattttgactcaagaaaatcaccactttatagttcaaaccgggaaaaataaatacagtaaatggaaaaaagtacaaagaatcacaaaatgtttaggggtatgtgtacccctgcgtcccctccagaaaaaagcactgatatttatatttatatttatatcccgctcatctgatcgggttttcccagccactgttggcagcttccaacatatataaaaatgtgatCAAACATGaagcatttaaaaacttcccttggctcagggggtcgcataaccccataccctccgacatctctccaatgaaaatagggacttccaaaggggggaaaatgagacgttccaagatcaaatcagaaaccaggacaactGGCTGTAAatccaggaaaatagggacacttggaggatctgaacTTCTTACACCAAGGGGGCCGCAACAGTAATTCGACACGAAACCTGCAGGCGGCACACTGCATTGTTGCATGGGAGGGGGAGAGCGGGACCCTAATTCActgctacccccccaaaaaaaaacccttcgtGCAGCCTTCCCAATATTGGCTAAGTGAGgaactggctttgggaaggaggcaggaggctctggcagggtcccagaaccctcccacctccttcccaaagccaggaaaGCGCTAaccaggctttgggaaagaggcaggAGGACTCAAGGGCTCTGTCAGGTCCTGTaggcctcctttccaaagcccagtgcctcacttACCCAACTTTGAGAAGGCAGTGCAAGGGCTGCAGGGGGGGCGTCAAATGactgacaccaggcaggctcccTCACCTGCTTAAAAATGTCTTAACTTAGGGAAACCTATCCACATAGAATGTGGATGAGTGTTTTAACCTGGTTTTAAAGCTTAATGTTAGTGTCAATTAATTTTTGAATGTTCTAAATACAGTCAAAATTCGGTTCCTGAACGCTTCCGTTATCGTACGTTTCAGCTCCCGAacaccctgaaatatactcagagtcgcgaagtgatttcatgctctttattcagctcatagtggtgaggaggaatgaatgaaagtcccctcaaagtatctgctttatatacattatttacacaatgggctgcacatgattggctaattccggaattctactgtaagccaatcaggttgtggattcacttctatctggagcatgattgggtagttcctgccaaccaatcatactgctgcattgttctaggaccaatcagactgctgcattctgaatcctattgttctaggaccaatcagactgctgccttttggatcctattgttctaggaccaatcagactgctgcagtttggatcctattcaactgaGTACATAACACaccccaaacccagaagtaagtgttctcgtatttgaacgtttttcggaagccaaacgtccaacgcggcttccgcttgagtgcaagaagctcttacagccaatcggaagccgcgcctcggttgtcgaacatttcagaagccgaatgggcttccggaacggattacgttcgacaaccgaggtttgactgtagttgTTTTCAACGGTTTGTTTCATTCTCCTTGCAAACTGCGTCGAGGTTGCTGTTCCGTTCCGTTTCacaaccaagcagtatataaatcttacaAAACAAATAAGTAATGAGAAACCACCCTTTCAGAGATGAGAATGGCTGGACGCCTTTGCACGCCGCCTCCTTGAACGGTAGTGCCGCATTGGTGAAGTTTCTCATCCAGCGTGGAGCGTTGGCCAACGCCAGCGACGCTTTCGGCTACATGCCTctccactgtgccgcttggagcGGCCACAGCCAAGTGGCGGAGCTCCTCCTGCACCGGGGTGCAGCAGCGGAGGCGCCGACCAAAGGAAGCCTCACCCCACTCCATTTCGCCGCTGCCAACGGGCACATCCTGGTGGTACAGCTCCTCTTGCGGAACAGAGCTGACCCGGCCGGCCTCGACCGTCGCCAGTGGTCGGCCCTGCATTGGGCAACGGCCAACAACCGGTTGCATATTGTGGACCTGCTGATATCGCAGGGCGTCAGCCCGGATTTAGGAAGCGGAGGGAGTGTCACACCACTGCACGTAGCAGCTGAGAGCAGAAAAACAGAAGCTCTGAAGTTCTTGCTTGCCAAAGGCGCCAGCGTGAATGTTCAGGACAGCCTAGGGAGAACGCCGCTCTCCATCGCTGCTAACAACAGCCATCATGAGGTtagattatttgtttgtttgttgtcttTATACAGCCACGGGTGGGAGCCTGTGGCGTTCTCCAGATGCTAGCCAATTAATTCTTATTGCTTTTCAAAGATTTTAACAAattaacagcaaattaatacaaatttaatacaaattttAAAGCTGACTTGCTATGTTGCTTCCatgtttctcttccctcccttacTTGCTGCTGAATGTTACATACTTCTCCTAATTCCATTTCAatacttaaaatattttaacattttatcattcatttccccccttcttcattTCCCATCAGTACATATTTCAATTTCTGCTTAGACTTTtatacaactacagtggtaccttagtactcaaatggcttggcttgcaaacaaatcggctcctgaacgccggaaacccggaagtgagtgttccggtttgcgaacgcttttcagaagctgaacgttcaacacggcttctgcagcttctgattgagtgcaggaagttcctgcagccaatcagaagccgcatctTGATTTTCAAACCATTTCGGGAATCGAACAGACTCCcaaaacagattaagttcaagaacctaGGTGCCACTGTATTACATATTCCCAGAATATCAAGTAGAGTTACTCTTCACTTTGTCAGCCCACAAAAATAATTGGTTATAAATCAATATTCCACAAATATTGGaatatgccctccagatgttggtgcaCTACAACTCCATGATCCCtggccacattggctggggctgatgagagctagaGTTGTCCCCTTCTAAGGCTGTAAAATCTTTGAAGGGGACATGGCGGTGAGGAAGCATGGCTGTCAGGGAAGGATCCTGCACTTCGGTTTTGCCATTACAGTATGGTGGAAAAGTCATAAGCATGCATTTCGCTAAGCAgatgtcagcaaacttttcagcagtgggccggtccacagcccctcagaccttgtggggggctggactatattttggagggggaaatgaacaaattcctatgccccacaaataacccagagatgcattttaaataaaagcacacattctactcatgtaaaatcacgctgattcccggactgtccgcgggccggatttagaaggcgattgggccggatccggcccccgggccttagttagcCTACCCATGCGCTAAGGTGTGCACCTAGGCTttggggaagatttttttttaagccaaacaTGTATTGAGTACATACTCATACTCAATCATAAAGAACATTCTTTTTATTCCTCAAAGAAGCTAAAACTTAAATTTGcttatttattgttttttttcttcagaaaaagaaataacaactaaactttaatttaaaaaaaattaaaaaatgaaacacaaaacaCCAAATTTTTTTGCCAGGACTTTACAAAGATACAGCCAATGTACATGATCTAACCAGATAATGAGCTCACCCCAACTGACCAAAGCAGAGCAAGGTTTCTTCATCTTCCTGTCCTAGAGAATGAGCAAAATGGTGAAGAGCAGAGACAGACACAGGCAGgagaaaaaggctggaatggaccTTCAGCTTCTACTTGAGCTGCTTCCAGAGACAGATGTAGGAAGAAGcagatccattccagcctttttcttctgcctgcgtctctctgtctgcttccctCCTACTCCTTCCCCCTTAGTCTCTCCCCTATCGTGCAGGCCACTTATGGCAGCTCAGGGCCCCCCGAAACATTAGAGAACTTACGGATGAAGTGGTGTCCGGGGCTTACGTGAGTCCCTCGTtgtttgctgtacagtggtacctcaggttaagtacttaattcgttccagaggtccgtacttaagctgaaactgttcttaacctgaagcaccactttagctaatggggcctcctgctgctgctgcgccgccagagcccgatttctgttcttatcctgaagcaaagttcttaacctgaagcactatttctgggttagtggagtgtgtaacctgaagcgtatgtaacccgaggtaccactgtattttcctctcCCTTTCACTAGATGGTGAAGCTTCTGCTGCAGAGTCAAGCAGCTGTGAACCTGACTGACCGCTACGGCTGCACTGCCCTCCACAAAGCTGCGACTGAGGGTCACCTGCCAGTTGTCTCCTCCCTGGTCTGGGAAGGTGCTGCGAGCATCGATGGGAGGGACCACCTCAACCTGACTCCGCTTCACCGGGCTGCCAGCCGCGGCCACGTCGCCGTCGTCAGCTTCCTCCTGGACGAGGGGGCAGACGTCAACGCCGCTGGCTGGCTGGGCAAAACCCCCTTGCACCTGGCTGCAGAGAAAGGGCACTTTGCTTTGATGGAACTCTTGTTGGCAAAGGGGGCAAGCCTTTTCCAGAGGACTCAGTGGAAGGAGACAGCGCAGGAGCTGGTCTCAGAGAGGACAAGTCCTGGAGGCATACTTAGCCTGGGGGACCCTGGGCCACCTCAGTCTTCCCCCTCCTGTAACTCTATAGCCTCCTGActcagccctctgcctggtctgaTCACATATTAAATGCTTGCCTTTTTAGTATTGTTATTTATGGTTTGATGTACAGCGGTTCAGTTGTAACATCGGTACGGtactggtgggtgggtgtatgaGAGCCAGTCGGGTATAGCAGTTAAAatgtaatgataataatttattatttataccccacccatctggctgggtttccccggccactctgggcggctcccaacagaatattaaaaacacgataaaacatcaaacattaaaaacttccttaagcagggctgccttcagatgccctctaaaagtcagatagctgattatttctttgacatctgatgggagggcgttccgcagggcaggcaccactaccaagaaggccctctgcctggttccctgtaacctcgcttctcgcagtgagtgaACCGCCgcaaggcccttggagctggacctcagtgtctgggctgaacattgggggtggagatgctccttcaggtactgggaatctgggagactagggttcaaatccccccaaggtaaggttaccagacatccccgtttcctggggacagtccctggatttacaaatcagtcctc contains:
- the ANKRD65 gene encoding LOW QUALITY PROTEIN: ankyrin repeat domain-containing protein 65 (The sequence of the model RefSeq protein was modified relative to this genomic sequence to represent the inferred CDS: deleted 1 base in 1 codon), with amino-acid sequence MSILWPICIVKIESILTDFLSFFLRGTRVEAEAARKWMVLSEEEDAEEGTLTGEHSHEFIPENHLIPTAVQPSWKELHRAARNGHTHLVKQLLKQGADTESRDENGWTPLHAASLNGSAALVKFLIQRGALANASDAFGYMPLHCAAWSGHSQVAELLLHRGAAAEAPTKGSLTPLHFAAANGHILVVQLLLRNRADPAGLDRRQWSALHWATANNRLHIVDLLISQGVSPDLGSGGSVTPLHVAAESRKTEALKFLLAKGASVNVQDSLGRTPLSIAANNSHHEMVKLLLQSQAAVNLTDRYGCTALHKAATEGHLPVVSSLVWEGAASIDGRDHLNLTPLHRAASRGHVAVVSFLLDEGADVNAAGWLGKTPLHLAAEKGHFALMELLLAKGASLFQRTQWKETAQELVSERTSPGGILSLGDPGPPQSSPSCNSIAS